The DNA sequence CATGACATGATTCCTTCAGTTTCCTAGAACTTTCTTTTCAGTAAAGGTTTTCTcagtttttatagtttatggAAAGTAAGGGCCTAAAAAGTCAGTGTTAGTATTTCACTAGTACCGTTGGAGAGAATTTTCAATTCCCCTCTGAGATGGTAGGTGTTCAAACTATATTTCTAGAAAAATTTAGCAGTTTttaaaaccaacacaaaaccaAGATATTCAAGGGTTGTACCAATCTATGAAAAGAACACTGAGACTAAGAACTATAAGTCCTACTAGGATAACCATTCTAGAGCCCGCATTATTTTGCATAGCTTTCCGCACTTGTTCGTTTCCTTCTTTGACATTGTCAGTTGAAATGATAGCTAAGTCTGCAATTCTTTGAGCATCAGACTCTTGTGCACAGACGTGATTAGTAAATTGATCCTGAAGATGAGctaattcaaaaatttgagtTTCAACTCTACGAAGATCTTCCTGCTGCGTTATAGATTCGTTTCGCATCTGCTGATTTTCTTGCTCAAACACCTGCTTCTCTTCTCGACTAATACTAGCTTCCTCCTCGTAAGTACGATCTTCTACATTAACAGGCTTGACATTACCCAAATTCTGCTTTCTGTTTCTTAAAGTTGCTCCAGCTTGATCTTCAGCTTTATTTGCCGGGTTGCTCATAATAATTTGTCTGTTATTTCCATAAGGAAGCTTTGATAGCTTAGTGAGCTCAAATCTCAGTCGGATTGCTCTTGACTGGTACTCAGTGTAAgacttttccaaatttttagtcTCTGTATGTAAGAAATTAATCAGGTTCTGAAAGCTAAAAGAATCCTGcatttgtagcttttttaaattttcgataGAACTCCTACAATTCCTTAAGGTTTCTTCAAATTTAGAGTAATATTCGTATCCTTCTtgagatttcaaatattttttcgactgattttctaaaatagtttCAAGGTCACGGATCGTACTCAATATCTCCAGTGCACACTTTCTCAATTCTGGAACCAACCGCTGCTTCTTGTTCAAGACTATAGACTCTGCAACATGGCTCTTCTTTCCATAATCTCTAACTAGATCTTTGAAATCATCAGTAACATTCATCATCTGGAATAAAAACGTAGTTAAGCTTTAATAGCTACAGGACGCTGATCagcaatatattttgttttattggagTCTTGCCCCCTACTAATCTTAAAATACACActtcaatttttagtttaacaatgcctattattcaaaattattttgcaacaaaaagaaattcatttctagctttaaacgtttttttatgtattgttttagaaaaaaaaaaatcccgaaaAAGACATCGTTCAAAGTggagtaaagagccatattaaattaaggcaaaaaagaaatgattcctataacaattcaaacttaaaacagagaaaaattactatcaaagaatgaataaaaataaaaacaaacagaaactgaaTTAAAGAAATTAACTGAACTTAGAAATTCAATGAATAGGTAGCTCaagtaaaacttgaaaaaaaagaaattactacaaacaggaCTCTGGCTGCTGCCCCCTCCCTTTCATCCGTAAGCCATCTAAAGGTAATTGCGCCATCTGTGTCAGATCAAAAAATCTGTGTGTGTTTTGAGCAGTCTGggttaattattaaaaaaaaacagtgagaCACAATAGAACCATTACTAGAATAAGCAATAATATTGCGCTGCTTAAGTAAAAAGCGAAGTAGCTCTatgtataatttatttatttcttttttttaccatggcATGTTAAAAGGAAAGAGttattgtagaaacttcaaagggggctcACTCGATTGTGAATCAAAAGTTCTAtggccctttttaagagtcaaaagcgattagAGGACAAGGAGTTCCCCCATTCTCCCATCTGCccaatagccattttgttcagcgtagctcaaaggtccagtaactatatCTCTGGGGATGACACCTTTCGCTCTTAatgcaaggattgtaagttatacaCTTTGCCAACTGTTTACACACAGTATTTGCTGTTGGGAAGGGAGGGGGTGTATTTGACCATTAGTGTCCAAACAGGCTAAGGGTATAggatgaagctttcagggaatacTGAGGGgagttttgaactaaatcaagacaCATTATGTGTATAGACAGACACATTTAAAGCTTTTAAATCgcttttctgtgaataggcagcCTGGCGGCAGTGGTCATCTGGTTCTTGGATGACGAGTCACAGCTGTCTAGTTTTcgctaaga is a window from the Artemia franciscana chromosome 17, ASM3288406v1, whole genome shotgun sequence genome containing:
- the LOC136037946 gene encoding syntaxin-18-like, with translation MMNVTDDFKDLVRDYGKKSHVAESIVLNKKQRLVPELRKCALEILSTIRDLETILENQSKKYLKSQEGYEYYSKFEETLRNCRSSIENLKKLQMQDSFSFQNLINFLHTETKNLEKSYTEYQSRAIRLRFELTKLSKLPYGNNRQIIMSNPANKAEDQAGATLRNRKQNLGNVKPVNVEDRTYEEEASISREEKQVFEQENQQMRNESITQQEDLRRVETQIFELAHLQDQFTNHVCAQESDAQRIADLAIISTDNVKEGNEQVRKAMQNNAGSRMVILVGLIVLSLSVLFIDWYNP